The DNA window TttcttctcaattttttttttcaagtagGGAAAAGGTTTTTAAATTggatataaaatttgttattgtgTCATGCATAcctaagaaagaaagaaaagaattagaattttatcaatttattttgtaattctatataatttgacattatttatcataaattatttattaaaacactGACTCAAAActtcctaataaaaaaataggaaaGTAGCATACAATTCCAAAACTAATGCAAAActtcctaataaaaaaataaagaaaaaaacaaacaataaagGAAAGAAGCATACAATTCCAAATGTGTCAACTTctgcaataataataataataataataataataataataataataataataataataataataataatgcctGTGTCATTTTGGACAATATGTCACGgactcaaatttttttatatagactCCAGCTGGATTGTCTTCAATTTTACcgttacaattttatttttgacagGATTTATTACTTGTATGAAGaatttcttgaaaaataaataataattattactatTGTAacttaacattaataataagttttaaCTAAAGTTTATAATATTGAGATGTTATAATAggttcttattaaaaaataataggttCTTGTTATAAGAAAATGAGAAgttagaattagtttaaaaaataatcaaagttaaaattaaataataaaaaagaaatatttttattaccaAAATTTGTTATATACTCAACtcaactaattttattattagaataacTTATAAGATGTGTTTATTGAAGTATGTACATACTTagtcttaaatatatattttttttaattgaagtctaagagcttgtttgatgaaggagttatttggattttatttgagtttttttcaaataattattgtttgactaaataataataaaaaacccaCATTTTAAATTTGGGTATTTCTAGTTTAGGTTGACtcatttaattttgtttcaaCATAAATCTTACGAATGATCTTATAATCGTTTTTCAATCAAGTAGTATATGAAATTGgttaaactgaaatgtaaaattttcaatttaaacttGTGAATCGAATTAAAGTATGATTGAAAGCTTATaatgagttggagaacactttTGAACTCTTTTAGAAGTTTTATGAATGTCTGAATCCGAACTTTACATCCTAACATTAAATTtccaaaaattccaaaaaatcttaaaagtttTAATGGTAGATTTCTCTTGGGTGTGATGCAGGGCTTGGGATTGGATTCTTGAATTCGGTTGATCAACCAAGTGACTTCAATTTAGTCAAAAGACCATCAATAGTCTTTTGTTTGATCTCCGGCTAGTTGCTCGTATAGGCAATGATGTTGTCTTAGGttgtaggtgaaatgatcaccggagtagggtgatcattttaccTTTTGAACGAAGTCAAATGGTGGAGAAACAAAAAAAGttaatctttgaaaaatcaaagatgaaaTTGTTCTTATCCAGTTCGTCGTCGCGAGTAAGAAGACAAACTATGCGAGAAATGACGTTGTTTTCTTCTTCCGTGTTTGAGCATTGGGAAGGGGTCGAAACGTTTTCGTTTCGAGCCTAAGCGCGGATGTTGGGCATTCCATTGGCGATGGGCGATCCACACGCATTTGAATTGACGTCGTTGGAGGTGTCTGTCTTTAGGGTCGGCCATGGAATAAGCCAAGCAAGCCCACGGGCTAAGGTAACTCACTCTCAGGGcaactcatttaataaaaaataagatagttatttaaatttattataattttaaatataaatgttgAAATATAGTGGTTTAAGATAGAAACttatagtttttatttgattatgtgttCAAATATcactgaaaatattttttttaatcaattttgaaACTAGACATAAgacaacaaaaaatatatactttttttctaCCGGGGTtggggcagcccaaaactcGAGACCGGCTCTATTCGTCTGTTGAATCCCTATTGCTCTGAAGCGTCCCACTATCATTGCAGCAGGCTACGCGGAGCGTTCTTGAGCGTTGGATGACAATTTAGTGCTCATCTAATGGCTGAGAGGTCTACTGCACTAATTCCTCTTGATTTGAACTGCAGCGGATTCCGACCATTTTTTCAATCTTAGaacttgtttgaaattaattttttttcaatccaTTTTgactatatttttaattctacaaaatattttaaataaatatgacatttattttttcttcttattattcttattactattttttagttttaatattaatttttaaatattgaatgagGTGGCTTTCTTtcatttgtaatttatttattattttaactttattttatttaaaatggtttaaaattattttataattttcaatattattaatatcaataaattaatttaaacaataccacattcataaatatataaaaattgtatacAAAATAAACCTTCTAAATATTCATAATTCAAGATAACAATCAAGAATCCCAACATTCATAATAACTCTGTATAACcttgaataatataaaagttataaattaaaatacaaaatactctataaacaattaaataatttaatttaaaattgcatTAATTTGATTTTCCAAAAAGTCAATATTATGAGTATCTATCCATTTAAAATCAAACTTGTAATGTTAGTGCTCAATAATTGGAAACAAAAAGTACAGACAAGTCAAAATGTAGAAGCAGGAATAGTTGGATTTGTTTGAGTAATAGCAATGAATTTttccaaatatttaaataataattaagattgatgagaaataaaaattaatatagaaaAGTAGAGTTTTCTTTATGCTataacaatcaaatttaatccATCAATACATTGAATTAAATCCTACCAATAATACAAGGGTAAATGTTTAATGTCTAAAACATTTCCtcaacaacttttttttatttaaatgataaaatttgttttaaatataattattcatcACATGAGACAAAGATTCACTTATTggtcaaaatatatgaaatttcttCATGAGATGGAAATATAAAAAGACCTTACATGGTTAATCTTACATCTACGGTTTTTCTTTACGTCGCGATAATCATTTTTGTGTGTATATATTGACATcacaaatatcaattttataaataaaaaatctaattatttaaatacaattttttatattaaatttagcattggaacaaaaataatagataaatagTACAATGatagttaagaaaaataatatataaagtagTGAAAAGGTATTTGAAGAATAAACGAAGCTTATACTCAAATACCGATCAAAGAAAAAACCATATCAATCAGTTACATTTAGATCGGTACATAATCGTTCTCAACAACTTTACTTTCAACTAACAGAAGTTCTAAATTCATCTATTGGTCACATACAgttttaataattacttttctacaacaattttttttctcttttgaagGAATCTAAACTATGAATTAGAGTCTAAATACTAACCAAGTGTTCAATAATGtaacaaaataaatcaaatataaagacTGAAGAACAGGTAAAATGTTGTGAATCATATACAACTTACTGACTAATCTTCAAGCACATGTCGATTCCTCCGAGCACCAAAAGCAAATCTCTGTATCATCAATCACCAAGAAAGAAATCAGATCTCTGTATCAAGCAAAATCTTGTGCATGGAAATGAGATGTAACTTTTAATACAGGTATTAAACATGCCTATATACATAAAGCCCCATTATCTGGGTAAAACTAAGTTTGGATACACCAAATTTCCAAATGGGATCCATTTCGGATCCACACCCTGATGAGAAATTAGgctaaaaatgtgttttcaAACAAGCCCCATTTTCTAGATCCGGATGAAGATGAGAAACTGTCAATTTTTGAATAAGTATCTTTCCCAAATGGATCTCATATGGATTCAAATCCGAATCAATTTTTAACTAAGTACGTTTCTAAATCCATATGagaaatctaaaaaaaaatgtttccaaatgggtATTTTTCATGAGagtaaaacaaaattatgttttttactcAACTGAAAAGATTTGTGAGTAAGCTTTCAAGCCAGTAAGGAACCGGATGTAAGTTGGTTTGGTTGACCCATTCAGAAGGACTGATCTGATGCTTGGGACGAGGTACTCAGCAACCTATATATAAAACAAGAAATGTAATTAAGTGAGCATGAACAACAGATTACcatctttttattcttttgaaatGAGGATTGGATGCAACTCTTATCAGAACTAACAATCGAATTATATCAACATATTGTTGTCAGTTATATGCAAAAGCAATTAACTTTTCACAAGTTCTTCAACttgtcattttcttttattttatcttaaaggAATAGTTACCTATTTCCATGTCCATGAGTGATGATGTTGTTCATAACAGATAGTTGAATGTCAAACAATAAAAAGACAATgggagaaaaaaattaatcacGTAGATTTAAAAATCTCAGCAGTTCAGCGTTGACGAAAAATGACTCACCACCTCAGCTGGCTCTGCCAAAACGTTAATGAAGAACTTGGCCTGAAAGAGGAAAGATGTGTTTCAAGGAGATCTAATCAGATAACAAAATGAttagtttcaaataattcactaTCCAAGCAATTATCTAGTCATCAATTACGTCTTTCAAATCATCATCCAAAATATCTTCTATCATTTTAAAATCCCTATGtcttttacccaaataacctgattttcaataacctacatcaaacgagattatttggaaataacaggttattcaaataacccttgaTCAAACAAAGACCTGCTTCGTGGTAGCTCCAGACATGAGAAGATCAGTTGTAACCATTCCTGGCTGTTGACAAGAAAGAAGAGCAAAAACATATCTCACAGTCAAAATGAATCAGCCGAACAGATGAATAAAGAATACATTTACAGTGAAAATGgtgagaaaatgaataaatatgcCCCTAATAAAGTGCAATTTGCTTCATGTTTGCAAGTTCacaattaaatatcaaaacGATGAACATTATGAGCGTATATCAAAATTGTAAAAAGTTGGCGTGTTCTAAAAACCTGGTTGTAGTATGATTACTGTAAGAAACATAAATTCAATAACCCCAAGAGAAACATGTGTTATAATTTAACTGTCTGAGAAATGATAGAGTTGGTGTGTCCGTGattaataaaactgaaaattaagtgcTCAAtgaattttaagttttgaatcttaagtctttaaaatataatgttgaaTAAACCAAACGTAAACATGTTAATTTTAAGTTGATTTTATAACACATGGAACTAATGTAGAGAAATTACTTAAAGACTATTTTAAACGTATAATGACgcaatttgattaattttcagAGATTAAAAGTATCTTTTGAATTTCATCtggaagcgctttgagtttaagcgggagGTCATAGTTGTGGGGTTGTCATGCTAGCTCTGCTTtattcccaaaaaataaaaaataaaaaataaaagtatctTTTGAACATTTTACTAAATTACTGAGTTAAGTCATCCATAACTTACcaaataaaaccaaattttTTAGCTAAGTTTTTTCTTAACTTAATTTGATAACTGTATTCAGTTAAAGGGAAGCAAGACATACCGACAAGTTATGCACTATCACGTGTTCAACATCCTGCATCCTTAATTCTGCCTGTAATAGAACCATGCCAGccatttttaatgttaaaggAAGTAAAATGGAGAGTTTTGTTGACATAAGACACACAAATACAAAGAACATGAAAAGAAAATCATTTCATACCAAGTGGAAACAAGTTTTATAGCTTGACTGAAATTTTACAACTTGAAAAAAGTATTAATGTGCATGTACTTTCTATATTACTAACAGGCCTTATTTGTATGTAATTAATAACATTTGAGCTTTTTAGCTTCTTGTTTCCTTCATTAATATTTCCAGATGACATTAATGCCAATGATCGCCACAACTAATCAAATCTCATGTTTTTCTAAACACATATATCAGGCCTATTTCTGTTTCATTTTCAGATTTTGATCGATTCAAATAGGACTCAAATAGTACTTTTTCCTGCAAGAACCGCATTTCTATAGTAGGAACAACAGAAGTCGAAGGTAATTTTACAGCCTTATTTTTTGCTTGCTAAGGGAACAATTACCAAAGCTAAAAGAAAAAAGACATAACCTGCAATGACTTTGTCAAGTGCACCACACTGCGTTTGGTAGCTCCATATGCAGCAAATCTAAAGCACTACAATGATTAGAAAcatacaaaagaaaaagaacaaaaattgGGAAACCGGTGAACCAGtttattagtaaaaataaaccCAGGAGTCTTTGAAGTAGGACTAGACAACAAGTAATGAGAATGGATAAAGCGTGCACATACTTGATATCCATACCACAAGTAAATGgactttatttcttttgtaaatttttatcAGTGTTCGCTCAAGAATTACTATCCAATTGTTGatatcctaaaataattaaaattttctagtAGCTTTTGTAGCAattacatacatatatataagcAATAGTGCAGATTTCAAATAAAGGTTTGGACAAAGCATTGGAGTTACCTAGTTACAGCTTTTATAAAAGGTGCAATCTGGTTGTACCTTGGAGGCCAAACATTGTGTCGGCGAGAGATTGCTTCATTGTGAGTTGTGTGTGATTTTTTTGGTGAAAGAATCATTGAAATACGACTATAACATTCTTGATTCTAAAAGATAGAAGTCTCTTGTGCGGGTTATGATTTGACTGCACCATTATAAACTTTGTGTTTATGTTCTTTAGttgctttttattttattgtttggtGATTGCTTGTCTTGCATTAGGGAATACTCATCACCTAGTATCCTAACATATCTGATAAGAAAAAGTAATGTTGATTGGAGAGAGTAATAAAGTGACATCTATATCATAAATTGATTGGCATACCTATCAAGTAAGACGAATGTAATATAGGTATGAAATTCATAAAATCTATGTAGaatattattgatgaaaatACTCAATTTACATTTTCATTGAAGTTGTACACATGAATGAACAAAACCATTCTTTTCATGAGCATTTTCCCTTTCTTTGTTCAAATGTGGATTTTGATCATGCATTGGAAGTTAGATTTTGATCCATGGAGATATGCAAGTGTTGGTTCGTCATTTCTGCAAACTTAAAGCTCCAACTCAAACTATTTTTACGTGATACACCATTCAGTTCTCTATGATACAACCCATCAAAGCACATGGTAAGCCAATCATTTAACCATAGGAGAATTAAAGTACCTTGGTGTAGGTCTTCCATCAGATCCAGCTCCATCCATATTGAAAACGTGACCACCACGAGGCTGATTCAACATCATCTTTATGGCCTAAAAAGGAAAAACTTAAGATCATATACCCCAAACGGGATTTTAAGAACTTAGTAGATATGCTTACTTCTCGACAACATATCATCAAGCCAAGTGTGTTTGTAGTGACAACTTCACTGTGAAGAGATTCAAGTTCAACGAATCACTAACTAAAAAATTGCAAGGGTAAGGAAAACACAACCCCAAAAGATACTCACATCAAATCTTCATCTGAAGCTTCAGCTAGTGGTTTATAGCTATATGCATTTGATCCTGCATTATTAATCTGCATTATGAAGGTCAAATAAGGTAATGGCATATATGATTAGAAAAATGACTATTTCGAATCTTCCTATTGAATGAACATAATTATCAGCAAACATAAGAAATAACCAAattcccaaaataaaataactaaaagtGAAGCTGCTAAAAAGATTGGAATGGAAAATGGAAGTTCAGCAATTAATACATTTTCGAAGGACTGATATAAGGAACAATTCCTGAGAACCATTACCTCTCAAACAAAAAATGCTAGGATAAGTTTGAAAAGAATCCACCTCTCCCCAAAATCTACTTCTCTCAAAACATtacttttatcaaataataataataatttgaccCCAAATTTGATTTAGCATAACATtacttttatcaaataataatactttGATCCCAAATTTGATTTAGCATTAAGATAGTAATCCAATAACACTAGTTATCGAAaccttttatttttcaatttatttaatattttcattcatatttCAATCACCATTTCTCCCAGAAAACaccaataattatatatactattcAAACTTATAAAAACCATAAAGAGTGAGACGAAGGGACGCAACATGGTAAAGAGTAGATGACGGAAAAGAGTTCACCCTCACTTGCAGGCAACCATCAGCCAAGCGAACCTTACATCCACTCCTAGCGGTAAAGAACCAATCTTCACTGCCATTTTACTCGATGTGTGGACGCACAATCCACTATGGATGACAATTATAATCAGTCCCGCAATTTCCTATCTCAATTATTCCGTTTGGGCGATTTTTCCCCAGTTTGACCCATAGTTGACAAGGGATGGTATTTTTGTGCCGAAAGTGGGGGAAGCGCCCCGGAAGTGGGGTTGTCTGATGTGCGACGATGGTCAGTTTACTATCGAGCAATTGGTTCTCCGTCGTACGCTGAAATGGTGGCAGGCATGCGGTTTGGGGTGATTGGTCAAAAACGGTAAAGACGGGATCAAAATCCTTCGAGTTCGCTACGGGAGTGGTAGATAATCAAAGTTTGATTTAGGCCATCTAAAACTAATTCGTATGTTTTTATTTTCGCCAACTTGTGTGAAAAAACGACTTAGAATCGGTAACATTATGGTGAGTTTTGGTCCAGAATTAACTCTCAAATCAGGTATGTTGCTAACAAATATCTTTCCAGAGAGTTAAATACGGACCAAAACTCATCACTAATGGGGCGAGTTCCAAAATGCTTTCCCATCTTAGTTGGAGAAGACAAAACCTAcgaatcaattttaaattaccCAAATCAAACTCGATTGTCCTCCACttacatatttttatcttaataatcACCACCACTCTCATCTGTTTCACTACCATAGCAAAATCGAAAGATTTCATTATTGTCTTCATCGTTTTGAACAAATCGCTTCAAATCACACGTATCACTATTCAccattaattatttgtaaccATCACTAACCGCTACTCCAACCATTAGACATTAGCTCTAACACTTTCCTTTTATAACACAATCACTAACGGATCTTCGTGGGGTCTTCAAAGGAGAATTTTAGGGCATAAGaggttaataatttttttcttacataACAGAAATATATTTCAACAAAAGAAGATTTAATTAACGGATTACCAATGTTGCACCCAATTACAGAAGTGTGGTACACTCGCTTCTTTTGTTGTTAGTGGGAATATTTGCCCATTAAGTAAGTTCATgtataaatatgacatattttCCTAGAAATAATGGTAAAGAAGAAACAGGTCATTCTCCTATGGTTGACTGAAATGGAAAGTGAAGAAACTCAAAGGAGATGAGAAACAAAAGAGTCAGATAAATACCCATATATCGATATGTTTTAGATTTTGTTGAGCAAAATGAACTAACTTCTTCACATCTTCCCCCTGTCTAACATCACATGTTGTGCCCTGTACAAAGAgcaaaataatcaaaagaacGGGATTAAGAAATCACTTAAACAAGATTGGTTAATGCAAAATGTAGACTGAAAAGGTGAACACtctttacaaataaaataagggCGGAAATCTAGTAAATATGTTGTGTTAATTACTGCAAAGAAAATATGAAGATATATCTAGAAATCATTAGGGAGGTACCCACACACGCTGCTGTCCAAAGTCATGTATTAAGCTCTGCAATGCAGATTCCACTCTTTCAGCTGTAACAGAGTTGTGACCAATCAAATAGTTACTATCTTAAAGCATAACAAtgtgaaattatttttgttgCATTCAGAACCTTTAAGAAGTAAGTATCTTGATGAGAATGTAAATTAGAAATGTTTCCTTGTGCAAGCAAAACGATAAAGAAATGTGGTAACTCTATGATTTATAGAGATGTTATTATAAGATCAATTTGGAAAAGAGAAAACAACAAATAGAGAAAAGGAAATTAAAGGGTTATAACAGAAGTTTATTATTACAAGTGACCTGCCATAATATTTGCAAGAAATCAGTAGGTAGGGATAGAGTCTACTACTATCTCAGCTAAAATGTATCTCTACAATAATTACAACCTAAAATTACTATTATTCTATGAGAATCAAAATATACATGTAGGATCAAAATACAAAAACCTTCTTCTGACAGTTCCAAAATAAGGTGTGGCCTCAAGTATGTTTTGCATTAGTTCTCCTGATTTCAGAAATTTCAACAACAGAAAAACTTTTCTGTGTACGAATTCCATttccataaaatattttcaattaacaGGCAGTGGTAAAGAAATCAGCTGCTAAGTGAAAGAATAGTGAGGAATCACAAATTAGTTACTTTAATGATTTTTGTTCTCAGCTTATCTGGGACAGCATACCTATGTTCATCAAGAATAGTGAACAAAAAGTACTTGGGCTAGCTTTTCTTTGTTCTCTAGCATCTTGTCCTAATTATCATGTTATCGATTTATTGGGCTGACTATATTATTGAGAGCTTCCACACCTACAACAGGGAAATGACCAACAGAATCCTATTCTTATGATGGCTTACATCATaagaaaacatttattcatCATTTATGAGGTTTACCCGTCCTTGCAATGGAGATGACATGCAGGTCATCAGACCAAGGGCAATAAAGCAACAAATCAGCTCtttcaagaaagaaatgaaaacaaTCAAATTCCCAGTATACACAAAAGAAAAGTGAAATCTTAGTCCTTTCCTAGGTTAAGCATCATCTCACATGGTTGATCTGCTCAGTGGTGATTTACCTCTTTCTCAACACATGATATTGATAGTTCACGAGTTCATGCAGCTATACCATTCAATGGTTTTTAGACTAAACTAATTTgcacaaagaaaaataaaagagacaATAATATGAAACTACAATACAATGGTTATCCAAACAAAAGTGTGAACATTGACAAATATACCTAATGACCTGGTCAATTTATTTAGtgattgaatgtctaacatgtTATAGAAATGCCTTTCTAGAAATGAATGCTTCAAGTGAAGCATTAAACTTAATGTAAATACCTGATCTTGAGCAGACAATGACATTATCTCCTGTTTTCAGAAATTCTTTAGCAAGTGCAAATCCTATGCCTGAGGATAGGCAATAATCACAGTAA is part of the Impatiens glandulifera chromosome 1, dImpGla2.1, whole genome shotgun sequence genome and encodes:
- the LOC124919738 gene encoding chlorophyll(ide) b reductase NOL, chloroplastic-like, giving the protein MAINAALTFSAYNHFPTSPLFPYFNSRCHSLSSSQKSIHGVAFPSSLVTTAIYKIPASKSVRADVTPLNREQVAPPFNVLITGSTKGIGFALAKEFLKTGDNVIVCSRSAERVESALQSLIHDFGQQRVWGTTCDVRQGEDVKKLVHFAQQNLKHIDIWINNAGSNAYSYKPLAEASDEDLIEVVTTNTLGLMICCREAIKMMLNQPRGGHVFNMDGAGSDGRPTPRFAAYGATKRSVVHLTKSLQAELRMQDVEHVIVHNLSPGMVTTDLLMSGATTKQAKFFINVLAEPAEVVAEYLVPSIRSVLLNGSTKPTYIRFLTGLKAYSQIFSRFAFGARRNRHVLED